In a single window of the Raphanus sativus cultivar WK10039 chromosome 9, ASM80110v3, whole genome shotgun sequence genome:
- the LOC130499529 gene encoding uncharacterized protein LOC130499529, which yields MTSKDERSRPGNSFVGLSNLQMRKINDSVANLIHAGLEQIHQKLDEIQGVQQTRPKPAARRERPRRTNRSNDDFGEREFPDGDSKSQKKSTSTHAHVAEPSIFISEKPKGKSECSFEDLKDFSDSLPIFDEYDDEPTESLMNCEDTCDFPTPESELMLDSKLTCFEPEPPSSLILSSQDFEEEPFNQPHHGRLPGTRTPLDDDLGPIFDEEDDLGPVFDEEAPSINMDSHLCFDPGTTPPILSTDIQEHCEKLDLIYSLPELFVGISSHNVKSFGLDNVKEFCVSNSIFDNMIHSFEKLEPDKLFDQKCFLNDNDISSGLVLSFDQFLKHHKGFDHLEKSFELVLQQPDFCFRKLCDSFVCFKDNWFDLSFSSHGLITGDLFAFPCALDEFMVKTLLEQKSLRTETDSCCDSDLKPAPSYFESDLDLKFLCSEYDQPRLVLNMFYGVSCLESILICNTFFEKHIEPWKS from the exons ATGACTAGTAAGGATGAAAGGAGCCGACCAGGAAATTCTTTTGTTGGTTTATCTAACTTGCAGATGAGGAAGATCAATGATTCTGTTGCTAACCTTATACATGCAGGTCTAGAACAGATTCATCAGAAGCTGGACGAAATTCAAGGTGTCCAACAGACTCGTCCTAAACCCGCAGCAAGGAGAGAACGCCCTAGGCGGACCAACCGATCCAATGACGATTTTGGAGAAAGAGAGTTCCCTGATGGCGACAGCAAGAGCCAAAAGAAGAGCACATCTACACATGCACATGTAGCTGAGCCATCCATATTCATCAGTGAAAAGCCCAAAGGTAAATCTGAATGCAGCTTTGAAGATCtaaaagatttttcagattcattACCAATTTTTGATGAATATGATGATGAGCCAACTGAAAGTCTGATGAATTGTGAGGATACTTGTGATTTTCCTACTCCTGAATCTGAGTTGATGCTTGATAGTAAACTAACCTGTTTTGAGCCGGAGCCTCCGAGCAGTCTTATTCTTAGTTCACAGgattttgaggaagagccattcaaccaaccacatcatggacgacttcctggcactaggacacctttggatgatgatctaggtccCATATTTGATGAGGAAGACGATCttggtccagtctttgatgaggaagcacCAAGCATCAACATGGACAGTCATCTTtgctttgatcccggcacaACTCCTCCCATTTTATCCACTGACATTCAAGAGCACTGTGAGAaacttgatttgatttattcTCTGCCTGAATTGTTTGTTGGAATTAGTTCTCATAATGTCAAAAGTTTTGGTCTAGACAatgtgaaagaattttgtgtttcaaattctatttttgataacatgattcattcttttgagaaacttgaacctgataaactctttgatcaaaaatgttttctaaatgACAATGACATCTCTTCTggtcttgttttgagttttgatcagtttctGAAACATCACAAAGGTTTTGATCATCTTGAAAAATCATTTGAGCTTGTTTTGCAACAACCAGATTTTTGTTTCCGAAAACTTTGTGAttcctttgtttgtttcaaGGATAATTGGTTTGATCTGAGTTTCTCTAGTCATGGACTGATCACTGGTGATTTGTTTGCATTCCCTTGTGCCTTGGACGAATTTATGGTTAAGACTTTGCTAGAACAGaaatcacttagaactgaaacCGATTCTTGTTGTGATTCTGATTTGAAACCTGCCCCTTCTTATTTTGAATCTGATCTTGATCTAAAGTTTTTGTGTTCTGAATATGATCAACCTAGGCTCGTCTTGAATATGTTCTATGGTGTTTCATGCCTTGAAAGCATTCTGATTTGCAACACCTTCTTTGAAAAACATATTGAGCCTTGGAAAA GCTGA